ATTTGCTGGCGGGGACACAACTCATAAGGAGTTTGCTTTGCAAATCAGGAAGGCGATTGGCGGTTACCGATACGATGGGGAGTATAACTCTAAACATGAAGTGACTTTGATGACACTGGATGCGGCCACACCAGGGCGAATGTCGATTATGTATTATCGGAGTTTAGATCAGAACGAGTATTTGGATCGAATATTAGCTTGGCATGAGAGCTGTTATTGGTTACATCGTTATCGGAAAAATAAAAATGACAAACCCGTCTCGTTTGTTGGGGCGCCTGCGACCAAAGACATTGCATTTGCAGCCTATGGTCCACGAGCCAGTGACAAGGTAGTTAAGGGATTAATGGAGCGAATGCTCCCATGTATCATAGATGAGAGACCCATTCCGCTGGATATCGTTCGCAGTTCTATCCAACGTGCATCCAACCCGGTAGGCATGGAAAATTGGGAGTGGGAGAAAACACTGAGCATTACTTGCGCACTTGTTAATAAGAAGGAGGGGTATGGAGTGAGTCTGAATACAGAAACAACGGATCGTAGCTACGTATTTGGCAGAATGCTTGCCATTGCAGATGTATTAGAGAGAAGTGCTCTGGGTAAAGAGGAAAAACGAGCGACAAATGCCATTCGATATATGAACGCCTTTGCACAACGACCAGGCAGAACTTGGAGCATTATTCAATCTAATCTCCAACCTTATCAAGCGCGGATGGGGACGGGTGCCAGATATTATAATTCGTTGCTGGATGAAGTTGGAGATAAACTACAGTTGGAAGATTTTACAGACAAGCCACTTACGGGATTATACTTACTAGGCTTCTACAGTCAGCGTAACGATTTATATACAAGTAGGAAAGATAAAGAAGCCGCAGCTACATTTGATAAAGACGATGAAAACCAATTGAACGAACAAGGAGATAACTAAATGAGTACACTTGATCACAAAATCGATTTTGCTGTTGTACTGTCTGTTCGTAATGCCAACCCGAATGGTGATCCATTGAATGGAAACCGTCCTCGTCAGAACTACGATGGCTTAGGAGAAATCTCGGATGTATGTATAAAGCGTAAAATTCGTAACCGCCTTCAGGATATGGGAGAGTCCATTCTGGTGCAATCCGATGAAAAACGGAATGATGCTCACCGTTCCATTAAAGATCGTGTCGATGCCAATGAGAATGTACAAGAGCATGCCAAAGGTAAAAAGGCAAATAAGGATTTGTATGCTGAAGCCGCTTGTCAGTCCTGGATTGACGTACGTAGCTTTGGACAGGTATTTGCTTTTAGCGGCACAGATGTATCTGTGGGGATTCGGGGTCCGGTATCGATTCATACAGCGGTTAGTTTGGATCGGATTGACATCTCAAGCATGCAGATTACGAAGAGTGTTAACTCTGTCACAACAGCTAAAGATCCAGACAAAAAAGGTTCAGACACGATGGGCATGAAACACCGCGTAGATTTTGGAGTTTATGTTTTTTATGGAAGTATCAACACGCAACTGGCAGAGAAGACCGGATTTACATATGAAGACGCGGAGAAAATTCGTGAATCACTGAGAACCTTATTCGAGAATGATACGTCCTCGGCCCGTCCTGATGGCAGCATGGAGGTTCACCAGTTATATTGGTGGGAACATAGCTCCAAAATGGGGCAGTATTCATCTGCGAAAGTACATCGTTCTCTGCAAATTGAATTGAAGCCAGGCGTAGCAGAAGCAAAGTCCTACGATGATTATAATTATACAGTGGTGCCGCTGGAAGGCTTGGCAGTCCAAGAATATGAAGGACTATAACGAAGAGGATTATCTGCTGCTTTCGGGGATTCAGCATTTTAACTTTTGCAGAAGGCAGTGGGCATTAATTCATATCGAACAGCAGTGGGAAGACAACGTGCGCACCATTGAGGGTGATCATCTGCATCGAAAAGCAGATCAACCAGCGCTTCGTGAGAAACGAGGCGATAAACTGGTGGTTCGTGCGCTTCCGGTGCAATCGAGGGAACTTGGCATCACAGGCATCTGTGATGTGGTTGAATTCATTCGTGATCCATCTGGAGTTTCACTTGCAGGGGAGGAAGGGTTATACCTTCCTTTTCCTGTTGAATACAAACGCGGCAAGCCCAAACGAAATGATTCCGATCACTCCCAATTGGTAGCACAAGTCATGTGTCTTGAAGAAATGCTCGTATGTGATATCCCCAAGGCCTATTTTTATTATGACGAGATCAAACATAGGATTGAAGTCATCATTACTGCGGCAGATCGGGAACGAGTGAAGGCAAGTATTCAAGAGATGAGACATTATTTTGAACGGAACCATACACCCAAAGCCAAAGCAGGACCACACTGCCTAAGTTGTTCTTTGAACAATATATGTGTGCCTGATATCTTGAACAAACGCTCCGTTTCAAGTTACATCGAAAGCAGGTTGAATGAATGAAAAAGCTGCTGAACACCTTATTTGTAACATTACCCGATACATACCTTGGACTGGATGGGGAAAACATTGTGGTGAAGCAGGAGGAAGAAATTCTTGCTCGCTATCCGCTACATAATTTGGAGGCCGTTTGTACCTTTGGCTATGCTGGAGTAAGTCCAGCACTGATGGGGGCTTGTGCGTCACGCAATGTTAGTTTGACATTTATGACACGAACGGGGCGATTCCTCGCACGGGTGATTGGTGAGGATCGAGGAAATGTGGTTCTTCGCAAAGAACAGTATCGTATCTCGGACGATGAGGTGCGTAGTGCGCGGGTTGCTCGTAATATGATTACAGGCAAGTTATACAACAACAAGTGGATTTTGGAACGAGCCACACGGGATTATGCACTACGTATCGACACGGAACGAATCAAGAAGGTTACGGAGTCGCTAGGTGAAACGATGAAGCTGTTGCGCGAGGTGGAGCAATTGGATATATTGCGCGGATTGGAAGGATCGGCTGCCGTTCAATATAACTCTGTGTTCGATGATCTGATTCTCCAGCAAAAGGAGTCATTTTACTTTTATGGACGCAGTCGGCGACCTCCCTTAGATAAAGTAAATGCGTTATTATCCTTTGCCTATACCTTGCTCGCTAATGACATGAAGTCTGCACTTGAATCTGTCGGACTTGATGCATATGTCGGTTTTTTGCACAGGGATCGTCCTGGCAGAGCTTCTCTTGCATTGGATATGATGGAGGAACTTCGAGGAGTGTACGCAGACCGATTTGTACTTTCTCTCATTAATAAGAAGGTAGTTAACGATAAAGGTTTTTATGTGAAAGAAAATCTCGCAGTGATTATGGATGATGAGACGAGAAAGAAAGTGTTAAAAGCATGGCAAGAACGCAAACAGGAAAAGATTATGCATCCGTATTTGAATGAAAAAATACCTTGGGGGCTTGTACCCTATACTCAAGCATTGCTATTGGCCAGGTATATACGGGGTGATCTGGATGAATATCCTCCGTTTCTGTGGAAGTAGGTGTGATGATTGCTTATTTTGATTACGTATGATGTAAGCACGATAGATAGTGAAGGCCGTAGAAGACTATCTAAAGTGGCGAAAAAGTGTGTGGATCACGGTCAGCGAGTACAAAACTCAGTGTTTGAATGTATACTGGATGCTGCCCAGTTTAGACGATTAAGATTCGAACTGGAAGAATTAATTGATAAGGATACAGATAGTCTTCGATTCTATAACTTAGGTGATAATTACAAAAGAAAAGTTCAACATGTGGGTGCCAAAGATTCCTATGATATGGGTGATCCGTTAATACTTTAGCAGGTGCGAATGCCAAGCTCACATGATTTCCCTGGGGGATTCGCACCTCGGAATTTGTCGAAAAGGTCTTTATTGTGACCTTTTGGCAATGATTTATGATCGGAAATTTGTGATAACCGTTTTAAAGAAGTAGAACTATCGAAAATACGTTAATAGTTATTCTTCAAGCATAGTTATTACGTCACTTTTCGCTGTCGCACTCTGTATGGAGTGCGTGGATTGAAATTTTCTCGTCGATGAGGGCCCCTGTGAACTCGCCCCGTCGCACTCTGTATGGAGTGCGTGGATTGAAATATCTATATGGGAACAATCGTTCACGGGTCCGGAGTCGCACTCTGTATGGAGTGCGTGGATTGAAATCACCGCGAGTGTAGCCAGGACAAAAGCCGCCATCGTCGCACTCTGTATGGAGTGCGTGGATTGAAATAAACGATTCCTGGGGATGAACCCCGGACTATCGGCGTCGCACTCTGTATGGAGTGCGTGGATTGAAATACGGCTGCGGGTTGTGTGTCAAACCGCGCCAGGTTGTCGCACTCTGTATGGAGTGCGTGGATTGAAATCGACCATGTACGATAGGAAACCTTCCGCAGGACTCGTCGCACTCTGTATGGAGTGCGTGGATTGAAATACCCTTGGTTCCTGATCGTTAGACCAATGCTTGAGTCGCACTCTGTATGGAGTGCGTGGATTGAAATTTCGCGGGAGTGACCGTTGATTTATACGTCACCAGTCGCACTCTGTATGGAGTGCGTGGATTGAAATAACCTTCGGACCGTTAGGTTGCTGATCTCGGGGCAGTCGCACTCTGTATGGAGTGCGTGGATTGAAATAGCTTCGTACAGCGGGTTATACTCCGGTACAATGTCGCACTCTGTATGGAGTGCGTGGATTGAAATGAAAGCATGGTGGTTACCTCACACCAACCAAACTGTCGCACTCTGTATGGAGTGCGTGGATTGAAATTTGCTTCTCCTAGATCTGTACCTCCGTAACCTTTCGTCGCACTCTGTATGGAGTGCGTGGATTGAAATAGTCTCAGCGTTGTAGTAGTCATCTCGATACAAAAAGTCGCACTCTGTATGGAGTGCGTGGATTGAAATAGTCTCAGCGTTGTAGTAGTCATCTCGATACAAAAAGTCGCACTCTGTATGGAGTGCGTGGATTGAAATGGATACGCCTACGGTAAGCTCCGGCAACCTCGACGTCGCACTCTGTATGGAGTGCGTGGATTGAAATAACGTCAGCGGACGCGGTGTTTAACAATGGATGGTCGCACTCTGTATGGAGTGCGTGGATTGAAATATCGCAGAATCACGCGAAGGTTGGCCGATAGCTTGTCGCACTCTGTATGGAGTGCGTGGATTGAAATCCTTTCTTGAACCGATCAGCAAGGCCAGCCCACTGGGTCGCACTCTGTATGGAGTGCGTGGATTGAAATTTCGATGGCGAACTTCAACGGGAGGACGTAAGACGTCGCACTCTGTATGGAGTGCGTGGATTGAAATGTTAACCCGGCGATCTGATCAGCAAACCCACGTGCGTCGCACTCTGTATGGAGTGCGTGGATTGAAATACACCACCCAATTCCCGGTTGCCCGCTATGGCCTGTCGCACTCTGTATGGAGTGCGTGGATTGAAATATCGATAAACTTGGTTTGTTTGGCCGTCAATGCCGTCGCACTCTGTATGGAGTGCGTGGATTGAAATTATATCCAACGCCTTTGTTTCGGCTGAACACGATCGTCGCACTCTGTATGGAGTGCGTGGATTGAAATCCGCATTGGGCGACAAAGATTGCTGTGTTGGATTGGTCGCACTCTGTATGGAGTGCGTGGATTGAAATTTCCAACGCTTGCGGAAGTACTCCAGTGGCTGCCGGTCGCACTCTGTATGGAGTGCGTGGATTGAAATTGCGTCCTTAATGAACATGATCGTGAGTCGGATAAGTCGCACTCTGTATGGAGTGCGTGGATTGAAATTTAAGTGCGGCCTTTAATGGCGTGGCCTGCGTTTGTCGCACTCTGTATGGAGTGCGTGGATTGAAATGTCCATGATGTGAAACGGGATATCAACGTCCTTCAGTCGCACTCTGTATGGAGTGCGTGGATTGAAATTTGCGGACTCTCGTTAGCTGCCGCTTCTAGAACTAGTCGCACTCTGTATGGAGTGCGTGGATTGAAATCAGTAGTCAGAAGGGCTTTTTGCGAGTACATATTGTCGCACTCTGTATGGAGAGCGTGGATTGAAATTACATGGAGTATGAGTGGATTCAAGATTAGGGGGGCGCACTACGTATGAAGTGCGTGAATTGAAATAATGAGCTCGTAAGAGCTATGGACACGGCCCCCTCGTCGCACTCCGTACGGATTGCGTGGATTGAAATTAACCAAGGAGGCATATACAGATGGAGGGCATATTGTCCCACTCCGTGTGGAGTATGTGGATTTAAATATTTGCTCCGTCTATTGTAGCTGCATGGCTCCAGTATCTAATGGCGCTTCAATACCCATATCAACTTCACAGATGGCTGAGCTGTCTGTGTTTTTTTTATGGTAACGGACAGCACAATGGTTGCTACAGAAGTGTTGCTACCTGTTTTTTAGAAAGATCCAGAGATGCCGCTTGCATGAATGAAGTACACCAAGGAACACATTGGCCCAAATAACTGTTCCCTGTTCTTAGGTGTTTATTGAGTTGAATAGCTGATCGTAAAAAGCTCGTAACTATGTCTTAGTTGAATCCGTCTAATAGATTGAGGTGATTGAGAATGAAACCATTTAAATATTGGAGCCAGCGCTTGAGTATACTTTTTGTTCTAGTCATTATTGTTGGCTGTGGAACATCGAATAAGGGTGAAATAACATCCAAACCCCAGGAAACGATTACGAAAGAAGTTTCAAAGGAATCAACGAAGCGATGCCCGGGAACCCTTGAATGGATTGATTTTCTGATGATTTATAATGTTACATATTTTCAAAACAACGAAGGGACCAAAGAGGTACCTGCAGAGCAAATTGGGGATAGGGTAGGGGAAGTGAGCTACATGCTGAACGAGCATGCGTGTGCGGATCACGTGACCGAGAATGGTGATGCGGCATATCTTCCAATTGGAACTGTTATATATGAACTGAAAGGTTATAAGTCGCATTATCGCGTAGTAGCGAATAATAAGGTTTACGAAGCAAAAGAAAATCCGAATGCTAAGACAATGGGAGACCTGATGGACATTGAAGACAAAGTGGAAAAAGTCAGCCTTGAAAGCGGGAACGATGGCAGCCCAATCGGTGACTTTCCCCAGGAAGCCGCATCCGAATTCATGAACGAGCTTTTGCCGTTGCGATATGTTGGCTTTGATGAGGTGTATAAGAAATCCAAGCATGAGACAGGGATTTTTTTACGTGTGCACCTTCAAGATGGAACATCTTTTCGAATGGTTTATTATCCGAAGGCGAATGCTTTCTCAGCAGGTGCATTTGGCACAGCAAAATTACAATCATTAATCGTTTCTCAGAGAAAAGAAATTAAAGCAGCTGCAGGATTATAGTGGATTGGAGGTTCAACAATCAGTTGATGACACCACTGTCTGTTAAATGATACCGGGAAGGTATAGAGCCTACCCTGGTAACAACAAAAAACCAAGGCTTCGAGTTAGTTACTCATGAGCCTTGGTTTTTTTACTGTGTCGTATTTTTGTTATCTATATCCTATTAAATCTATTCTGCACGTACTTTAAAGAATGAGATCAGTTCTTGCAGTTGCTCGGATACAACCGAGAGCTCATCGGAGGCACTCACAATGGCTGCCATGGAGGCTTCCTGCTCATCAATTGACTGCTCAATTTGTTTACTGCTGCTTGCTGCCTTGCTCACATTGGCAGACAGTTCATCGGCCGTGGCAGACATTTCCTGTGTGCTTGCCGAGATTTCTTCAGTAGAACTGGAGATATCCTGAATCTGGTTTGCAACTTTATTCGTAGCAGTCAGAATATTCTCGAAGAATACACCAGTCTCTTGGGTAACTTCCAAGCCTTTGGTGACTTCCTTGGAACCCAACTGCATCGCCTCGGAAGACTGCATGATATCCCGTTGAATTTCTTCAATTAACTGTCGAATTTGCTTCGCTGATTCCTGCGATTGCTCTGCCAGATTACGTACCTCACCTGCAACCACCGCAAAACCTCTTCCTTCTTCACCTGCGCGGGCTGCCTCGATTGAAGCGTTAAGTGCAAGCAAGTTGGTTTGTCCAGCAATCTCCGTAATCACGTTAACAATGTTGCTAATCTGGTTCGAGTTATTTTCCAAAGACTGAATCGAATTTGACGTATTTTGCACCGCACCGGAGATCAGGCGCATCTGCTCAATGACTTGTTGCATCACCACATTACCTGTGCTGGAGCGCTGCTCCATGCTGAGTGCTTCATCTGCCACATCTGCTGAGCTGCTGGCGATCGTCTGAACTACCGTTGACATCTCTGTCATGGCGCGTGCGTTCTCCACAGTGGCTTTGTCTTGTGACACCAGTCCAGTAGATATTTCTCGAATATTGGTGCTGATGGATTGAATGTTCACATTATTTTTCTCGGAAATGCCCAGTAGTTGTTTGGAAGATTCCGAGAGGTGATGTGAAGCATTCTGTACTTTATAGATGGTTGTATTGAAGCGATGGATCATCGCATTAAACTTCTCGTTGATGATACCCAGATCATCTCGCCCGGTATCGATGGTTACGTCCAGATTACCCGTGCTGACTTCTTCGATACCTTTCATCAGATTGCGGATCGGAAGCAACGTTCTTTTCAGCAAAATGAATTGCAATACCATGAACAGGATCAGGAAACCGATCAGGAACATCAAACCGTACGAAAGCAGTTTGTTCAGACCTTTTGGAACGGCACTTGCATCTACATCGAAGTAAAGAGCAGCGTACATGGAGCCATCTGCGTTATTAATCGGATAGATCAGAGTGGTCCAGGTTCCGTACTCATCTGTGTAGAAATCACTGAAGGCAGGCTTTCCGTCCTTTTTCATCTGTTCCAGCACTACGACGTTATTCTGAGGCAGCGGGTACATGGCACCTGCGGGCAGATTACCTTCCTCGAATGGTTCCAACAGGTTCGTTGGAATCGCGATGATGGACGTTCCGTTTCCTTGCTCAAGTTCTGAACCAAAAATGTACGCTTGCGCGATGTTTGGATAGAATTCATGGATGGAATCGAGATAAGTTTTCATTTCCAGCTGTACAGGACCGGAATAGCTTTTTTCCTTAGCCGCTTCTGCCACTTTGGCAGTGTCGAGATCATCGTACCATTTCTGGGTGATGACGGTAGCTTGGTCGTGTAACTGTTCAACCAAGATGTTTTTTTGCAATTGATACGCGGCAGTAATCAGGATTACACCGATCAACATGATGCTGCCGAATGAAATCACCAAATTTTTGATGAAGAAAGGCATGGTACTCCAACGAAGCTTATTAAACAAGATGGTTCACTCCTTCTACGATTGTGAAAATGCACTATACCTGGATGGGATGCTATACGCTATGTAATCTAATGAATATTTAGTGGAAAATTGTTATCGTGCAACTTCTATAATTCTGATTTTGCTGTGGTTACGTGACATTCTCTCATGCTTCAGTGTGCTTCTTGCATTGTTTCAAGTTCTACTTCACTTATAGGACCCCCAGGTAAGTTACTTCGTAGATTATATCGTTATAAAGTCATATTAATATTAGCTTTATGAACAAAAATAGTTCTAAGGTACCGGTTCCGTGGACGTATTTTTCGTTTTATTTCTTTATTATTACGTTTATTAATGCAAGGTTCTAGTGAGATAGATGAAATTAATTACTATATATTCAAAAAATATGATGTGCCAAGAGGTCCCCATTCGTAAGCGGGCTTTTTGGGCTTACTTGTCATGACCTAAAGAAAACACAAGTGAATGAAAAGACAGTCCATTGTTGCCCTTCCGCAGGAACGCTAAGATGAAGTTGTTAAAGCGTTTACATCACGTAATGAAGGGAGCTTAAATCGGATGCCAGAAATTATGATCAGGCTGTATGAAGGCAGGACGGATGAGCAAAAGCAGGAGATCGTGGAGGTGTTCACACGCGAGCTCTCACGTATTATCGACCGGGAGCCGGATTACATCTCCATCGAGTTCAATGAAATCCCTTGGGACGAGAACGTTCCTGATAACTTGAGAAGCATGCCATCACAGAAGCAAGGAGGGAAGAAGACGTGAAGCCGGCGGACATCTTGCCGCCAAGCCGGGGAGCAGCCACACTTAACTCGTCTGGTCTGGGCGCTCGGCTCGGAGAGACGGGACGTTATCTGTGGCGATACCGAATACTTTATCTTCTCTCGGTACCGGGTATTCTGTATTTTTTCCTCTTCAAATATGTACCTTTATTCGGTTCAGTGATTGCCTTTCAGAACTACAACATTTTCAAAGGCATCACCGGAAGTGATTGGGTAGGTCTGGAGCATTTCCAGAAGATGTTCAGCCATTATGATTTTTTAAGAATTCTCAATAACACACTTCTGCTTGGACTATATGATCTTGTGATTGCATTCCCGGTACCGATCTTACTGGCGATTCTGCTGAATGAAGTGCGGATGATTGTGTTTAAGCGTTTGTTGCAAACGATTGTATACATGCCTCACTTTCTGTCCTGGGTCGTCATTAGCGGTATCTTCATGGGTATTTTCTCGATGGATGCCGGGGTGGTCAACAAGGCACTTGGATTTCTGGGCATGCAACCGATGTACTTTCTTGGAGAAGACTCGTACATTCGTTCCATTCTGATCGGTTCGGGGATCTGGCGCGACTCCGGGTACGGCACGATTATTTTTCTGGCTGCCATTGCGGGCATCAATCCCGATCTGTATGAGGCCGCAGAGGTAGATGGAGCCGGACGTTTGAAGCAAATATGGTCGATTACTCTGCCATCCTTGCTGCCAACGATTATGATTTTGTTGCTGCTGCACATCGGAAAGTTCCTTGATCTGGGCTTTGAGCGTGTGTTTGTATTCCTGAATCCGCTCAATCTGGAGTCTGGCGAGATTCTCGATACGTATATCTACAAAGCCGGGCTTCTCTCACAGCAATACAGCTATACAACAGCCATCGGATTGTTCAAGTCGGTCGTGGGCTTGATGCTTATTCTACTCGGTAACTTCTTTAGCAAAAAAACAACCGGCGAAAGCCTGTATTAGGAGGCGAGATGGATGCGTACCCCCAGTGTCCGTTACCGTATATTTCGCATTGGAAATCTCGTTTTTCTTACGCTGCTCTCGTTAACGATGATTCTGCCTTTCATTAATGTGCTGGCCCAATCACTTAGCAGCTCGGAAGCGATCATGGGCGGAAAGGTCAGCTTCTGGCCTGTAGCTTTTACCTGGATCAATTATGAATATGT
This Paenibacillus xylanexedens DNA region includes the following protein-coding sequences:
- the cas2 gene encoding CRISPR-associated endonuclease Cas2, yielding MLILITYDVSTIDSEGRRRLSKVAKKCVDHGQRVQNSVFECILDAAQFRRLRFELEELIDKDTDSLRFYNLGDNYKRKVQHVGAKDSYDMGDPLIL
- a CDS encoding ABC transporter permease, whose translation is MGARLGETGRYLWRYRILYLLSVPGILYFFLFKYVPLFGSVIAFQNYNIFKGITGSDWVGLEHFQKMFSHYDFLRILNNTLLLGLYDLVIAFPVPILLAILLNEVRMIVFKRLLQTIVYMPHFLSWVVISGIFMGIFSMDAGVVNKALGFLGMQPMYFLGEDSYIRSILIGSGIWRDSGYGTIIFLAAIAGINPDLYEAAEVDGAGRLKQIWSITLPSLLPTIMILLLLHIGKFLDLGFERVFVFLNPLNLESGEILDTYIYKAGLLSQQYSYTTAIGLFKSVVGLMLILLGNFFSKKTTGESLY
- a CDS encoding methyl-accepting chemotaxis protein, producing MPFFIKNLVISFGSIMLIGVILITAAYQLQKNILVEQLHDQATVITQKWYDDLDTAKVAEAAKEKSYSGPVQLEMKTYLDSIHEFYPNIAQAYIFGSELEQGNGTSIIAIPTNLLEPFEEGNLPAGAMYPLPQNNVVVLEQMKKDGKPAFSDFYTDEYGTWTTLIYPINNADGSMYAALYFDVDASAVPKGLNKLLSYGLMFLIGFLILFMVLQFILLKRTLLPIRNLMKGIEEVSTGNLDVTIDTGRDDLGIINEKFNAMIHRFNTTIYKVQNASHHLSESSKQLLGISEKNNVNIQSISTNIREISTGLVSQDKATVENARAMTEMSTVVQTIASSSADVADEALSMEQRSSTGNVVMQQVIEQMRLISGAVQNTSNSIQSLENNSNQISNIVNVITEIAGQTNLLALNASIEAARAGEEGRGFAVVAGEVRNLAEQSQESAKQIRQLIEEIQRDIMQSSEAMQLGSKEVTKGLEVTQETGVFFENILTATNKVANQIQDISSSTEEISASTQEMSATADELSANVSKAASSSKQIEQSIDEQEASMAAIVSASDELSVVSEQLQELISFFKVRAE
- the cas7c gene encoding type I-C CRISPR-associated protein Cas7/Csd2, translating into MSTLDHKIDFAVVLSVRNANPNGDPLNGNRPRQNYDGLGEISDVCIKRKIRNRLQDMGESILVQSDEKRNDAHRSIKDRVDANENVQEHAKGKKANKDLYAEAACQSWIDVRSFGQVFAFSGTDVSVGIRGPVSIHTAVSLDRIDISSMQITKSVNSVTTAKDPDKKGSDTMGMKHRVDFGVYVFYGSINTQLAEKTGFTYEDAEKIRESLRTLFENDTSSARPDGSMEVHQLYWWEHSSKMGQYSSAKVHRSLQIELKPGVAEAKSYDDYNYTVVPLEGLAVQEYEGL
- a CDS encoding tautomerase family protein codes for the protein MPEIMIRLYEGRTDEQKQEIVEVFTRELSRIIDREPDYISIEFNEIPWDENVPDNLRSMPSQKQGGKKT
- the cas1c gene encoding type I-C CRISPR-associated endonuclease Cas1c; amino-acid sequence: MKKLLNTLFVTLPDTYLGLDGENIVVKQEEEILARYPLHNLEAVCTFGYAGVSPALMGACASRNVSLTFMTRTGRFLARVIGEDRGNVVLRKEQYRISDDEVRSARVARNMITGKLYNNKWILERATRDYALRIDTERIKKVTESLGETMKLLREVEQLDILRGLEGSAAVQYNSVFDDLILQQKESFYFYGRSRRPPLDKVNALLSFAYTLLANDMKSALESVGLDAYVGFLHRDRPGRASLALDMMEELRGVYADRFVLSLINKKVVNDKGFYVKENLAVIMDDETRKKVLKAWQERKQEKIMHPYLNEKIPWGLVPYTQALLLARYIRGDLDEYPPFLWK
- the cas4 gene encoding CRISPR-associated protein Cas4 gives rise to the protein MKDYNEEDYLLLSGIQHFNFCRRQWALIHIEQQWEDNVRTIEGDHLHRKADQPALREKRGDKLVVRALPVQSRELGITGICDVVEFIRDPSGVSLAGEEGLYLPFPVEYKRGKPKRNDSDHSQLVAQVMCLEEMLVCDIPKAYFYYDEIKHRIEVIITAADRERVKASIQEMRHYFERNHTPKAKAGPHCLSCSLNNICVPDILNKRSVSSYIESRLNE